One part of the Pecten maximus chromosome 1, xPecMax1.1, whole genome shotgun sequence genome encodes these proteins:
- the LOC117322902 gene encoding 28S ribosomal protein S24, mitochondrial-like, protein MAYASVLLSRVVHHDRLIQHCFNRCLQTSAIYQKNLRSAVPKTTVKRTVKLSYETAQYPYQIGVTKSWNSWHTSNLHEEGGASDAALEDEMIRKFLKGIWGNKLISECIIKRQYNKITLVFIASAMGRIKELNFLVGFTEELFSHIFKRPVKIEMQTFMQNDQTVFKWI, encoded by the exons ATGGCATATGCATCGGTGTTATTG aGCCGGGTTGTTCACCATGACAGACTTATACAACACTGTTTCAACAGATGCCTTCAAACTTCagctatttatcagaaaaatTTGAGATCTGCTGTTCCCAAAACTACTGTCAAAAGAACTGTAAAGCTGTCTTATGAGACTGCACAATATCCCTACCAAATTGGAGTTACGAAATCCTGGAATTCCTGGCATacaa GTAATTTACATGAAGAGGGAGGAGCATCAGATGCAGCCTTAGAGGATGAAATGATCAGAAAATTTCTTAAAGGAATCTGGGGCAACAAACTGATATCAGAGTGTATTATAAAACgtcaatacaataaaataacattGGTATTTATAGCCAGCGCTATGGGAAGAATTAAAGAATTAAATTTTCTTGTTGGTTTTACAGAGGAACTTTTTAGCCATATATTTAAACGACCAGTGAAGATTGAAATGCAAACTTTTATGCAAAATGATCAAACAGTTTTCAAATGGATTTAA
- the LOC117322991 gene encoding serine protease inhibitor dipetalogastin-like: protein MYTFAVFVALLGAVYGQTHLCDKICSAQYSPVCGSDRHTYSNMCKLQVAECYARLKGQHMTLAHNGRCTSSTHYTPSSAQCDTICDDESGDSAVCGSDGVTYDSHCEFDNARCLAARQHATLSIRHTGQCTQTDLDCPLHCDSKDISPVCSMGNHTYKNVCYLKQLQCRYAHISSLAEHYDLARNGSCDGLDVSKTYQLDCSPYQLNAQIAVEGGHQQTLLKNCDHTYNPICGTDLRTHSNLCSYCHSMALHLKLGVNQTVAVIAENACPSYLSSHIVVG, encoded by the exons ATGTACACATTCGCCGTTTTTGTCGCACTACTcg GAGCTGTCTATGGACAGACACACCTGTGTGACAAGATTTGTTCCGCCCAGTACAGTCCAGTTTGTGGAAGTGACCGCCACACATATA GTAACATGTGTAAACTACAAGTTGCTGAATGCTACGCTCGACTGAAAGGTCAGCACATGACCTTGGCCCATAACGGACGTTGCACCTCCTCAACTCACTACACGCCTTCCAGCGCTCAATGTGATACAATTTGTGATGATGAGAGTGGTGACAGTGCAGTGTGTGGCAGTGATGGCGTCACCTACG ACAGTCACTGTGAATTTGACAATGCAAGGTGCCTGGCAGCTAGGCAACATGCCACTCTGAGCATACGTCACACTGGTCAGTGTACGCAGACGGACCTGGACTGTCCACTCCACTGTGACTCTAAAGATATAAGTCCAGTGTGTAGCATGGGAAACCACACCTATA AGAACGTATGCTACTTGAAGCAGCTACAATGTAGGTATGCCCACATTTCATCTTTAGCTGAGCACTACGATTTGGCACGCAACGGATCGTGTGATGGCCTGGACGTCTCCAAAACTTACCAG CTGGATTGTAGTCCATACCAGTTGAATGCTCAGATTGCAGTAGAGGGTGGTCACCAGCAAACCTTGCTAAAGAACTGTGACCATACCTACAACCCCATCTGTGGCACCGACCTCCGAACCCACAGTAATCTGTGTTCTTACTGTCATAGCATGGCTCTACACCTCAAGCTCG GTGTCAACCAAACCGTTGCTGTCATTGCGGAGAATGCTTGTCCATCCTACCTCTCATCGCACATCGTTGTTGGTTAA